The following are encoded in a window of Impatiens glandulifera chromosome 5, dImpGla2.1, whole genome shotgun sequence genomic DNA:
- the LOC124937938 gene encoding NADH dehydrogenase [ubiquinone] flavoprotein 1, mitochondrial-like — MAPIRAVLSLRRAILIHRHSEAIVLSRKAFSTQTATPSQPPPPPAKTHFGNLKDEDRIFTNVYGLHDPYLKGALKRGDWYRTKDIVLKGTDWIVNEMKKSGLRGRGGAGFPSGLKWSFMPKVSDGRPSYLVVNADESEPGTCKDREIMRHDPHKLLEGCLIAGVGMRASAAYIYIRGEYVNERLNLEKARKEAYDAGLLGKNACGTGYDFELYIHYGAGAYICGEETALLESLEGKQGKPRLKPPFPANSGLYGCPTTVTNVETIAVAPTILRRGPEWFAGFGRKNNSGTKLFCVSGHVNKPCTVEEEMSIPLRELIERHCGGVRGGWDNLLAVIPGGSSVPLLPKSVCNDVLMDFDALKEAQSGLGTAAVMVMDKTTDVVDAIARLSYFYKHESCGQCTPCREGTGWLWMVMERMKIGDAKVEEIDMLQELTKQIEGHTICALGDAAAWPVQGLIRHFRPEMERRIRVRAERELLEAAAV, encoded by the exons ATG GCACCTATTAGGGCTGTCCTTAGCTTGCGAAGAGCAATTCTGATTCATCGTCATAGTGAAGCGATTGTTCTAAGCAGGAAAGCTTTCAGCACTCAAACTGCTACTCCATCTCAGCCCCCTCCACCACCTGCTAAAACACATTTTGGTAACCTAAAAGATGAAGATCGGATATTCACCAATGTATATGGACTACACGACCCATATCTCAAAGGTGCCCTAAAACGAGGTGATTGGTATAGAACGAAAGATATAGTACTGAAAGGAACTGATTGGATCGTCAATGAAATGAAGAAATCTGGTCTTCGTGGACGTGGTGGTGCTGGTTTCCCCTCCGGTCTCAAATGGTCTTTCATGCCAAAAGTATCGGATGGCCGCCCTTCTTATCTTGTTGTAAACGCCGATGAAAGTGAACCGGGAACATGTAAAGATAGGGAAATAATGCGACACGATCCTCACAAATTGTTAGAAGGTTGTTTGATCGCGGGTGTGGGAATGCGAGCTTCCGCTGCTTACATTTACATAAGAGGTGAATACGTTAACGAGCGTCTTAATCTCGAAAAGGCTCGAAAGGAAGCTTATGATGCAGGTTTATTAGGAAAAAACGCTTGTGGGACAGGTTATGACTTCGAGTTATACATCCATTACGGAGCGGGGGCTTACATATGCGGAGAAGAGACCGCGTTATTGGAGAGCCTCGAAGGCAAACAAGGCAAACCGAGGTTAAAACCGCCTTTTCCCGCGAACTCGGGGCTATACGGCTGCCCGACAACCGTAACAAACGTTGAAACGATAGCGGTTGCTCCGACAATTCTCAGGAGGGGCCCAGAATGGTTTGCGGGTTTCGGGAGAAAAAACAACTCCGGGACAAAGCTATTTTGCGTGTCGGGCCATGTGAATAAACCTTGTACGGTCGAGGAGGAGATGAGCATCCCATTAAGGGAGTTGATCGAGAGACACTGCGGCGGCGTCAGAGGCGGTTGGGACAATCTATTGGCGGTTATTCCGGGGGGGTCGTCGGTTCCTTTGCTTCCGAAGAGTGTTTGCAATGATGTGTTGATGGATTTTGATGCACTTAAGGAGGCTCAATCGGGGTTGGGGACAGCTGCGGTTATGGTGATGGATAAGACTACGGATGTGGTGGATGCGATTGCCCGGCTTTCGTATTTTTATAAGCACGAAAGTTGTGGGCAATGTACGCCCTGTAGGGAAGGGACGGGATGGCTTTGGATGGTTATGGAGAGGATGAAAATTGGGGATGCGAAGGTGGAAGAGATCGATATGCTTCAGGAACTGACGAAGCAGATCGAAGGGCATACTATTTGTGCTTTGGGTGATGCTGCAGCTTGGCCTGTTCAGGGTCTTATTCGTCATTTCAGGCCAGAGATGGAGAGAAGGATTAGGGTTCGAGCCGAGAGGGAATTGCTCGAGGCTGCAGCTGTTTGA